A section of the Agarivorans litoreus genome encodes:
- a CDS encoding LysR family transcriptional regulator, with protein MNAHKNDWNDIHIAYKVATLGTLTAAAEALDVHHSTVLRRINALEERLGTRLFHRHARGYQVTEAGLLLTQTAESTQNDFNRLLGKLAGTDNQLSGTLVLTTVNNMAELLLPMLADFQALYPNIKLEYAADSRILKLEHGEAHVSIRPGKKPKDLDYVVQHLADSPVTLYGSSAYLKKYGKIKSLNKVAGHKFISTIEPYSQISFINWMNSELDPQQIALRVNDFNAFIPAIKAGFGAAPLNFETAKAYPDLLPLMAPPEHWAIPQWLTTHVDMHRTSKVQAFTQFLKQRFNALAN; from the coding sequence ATGAATGCACACAAGAATGATTGGAACGACATCCATATAGCTTATAAGGTTGCAACCTTAGGCACGCTTACCGCTGCCGCAGAAGCACTGGATGTACACCACAGTACGGTATTACGGCGAATAAATGCCTTGGAAGAGCGCCTAGGCACCCGCTTGTTTCATCGCCATGCCCGCGGCTACCAAGTCACCGAAGCAGGTTTATTACTTACCCAAACCGCCGAAAGCACCCAAAACGACTTTAACCGTTTATTGGGCAAACTGGCCGGCACCGACAATCAGCTTTCCGGGACCTTGGTATTAACCACAGTGAACAATATGGCCGAGCTGCTATTGCCAATGCTGGCCGACTTCCAAGCGCTTTATCCCAACATCAAATTGGAATATGCCGCCGACAGTAGAATTTTGAAACTAGAACACGGCGAAGCTCACGTAAGCATTCGCCCTGGTAAAAAGCCTAAAGATCTAGACTACGTGGTGCAGCACTTAGCCGATAGCCCCGTAACTCTGTATGGCTCAAGTGCTTATCTTAAAAAATACGGAAAAATAAAAAGCTTAAACAAGGTGGCTGGACATAAGTTTATTTCAACCATTGAGCCCTACTCGCAGATTAGCTTTATTAACTGGATGAATAGCGAGTTAGATCCGCAACAAATTGCTTTGCGGGTAAACGACTTTAATGCCTTTATTCCGGCCATAAAAGCTGGGTTTGGCGCAGCACCACTCAATTTTGAAACCGCCAAGGCCTACCCAGACCTGCTGCCGCTAATGGCACCACCAGAACACTGGGCCATTCCACAATGGCTTACCACCCATGTAGATATGCACCGCACCAGTAAAGTTCAGGCCTTCACGCAGTTTTTGAAGCAACGTTTTAATGCGCTAGCCAACTAA
- a CDS encoding DUF1287 domain-containing protein, with protein sequence MFRLVLLLVGVVSLPVLGSTFSQQLVDAALTRTEHTVIYNGAYFALDYPNGDVPEHFGVCTDVLIRSYRALGIDLQVLVHEDMKQHFAQYPSKRIWGLSRTDRNIDHRRVPNLQVFFTRHGESVAVSDSASSYLPGDIVTWMLPGNLPHIGIVSDQYTAAGVPKIVHNIGLGPQLNDMLFSYQITGHYRYLPEVD encoded by the coding sequence ATGTTTAGGTTGGTGTTGTTGCTAGTAGGCGTGGTTTCATTACCGGTGCTTGGCAGCACTTTTTCGCAACAGTTGGTTGATGCTGCCTTGACGCGAACAGAGCACACGGTGATTTACAATGGTGCCTACTTTGCGCTGGATTACCCTAATGGTGATGTGCCCGAACACTTTGGGGTGTGCACCGATGTGCTTATTCGTTCCTACCGTGCACTTGGCATTGATCTACAGGTTCTAGTACATGAAGACATGAAGCAGCATTTTGCGCAGTATCCATCTAAACGTATCTGGGGCTTAAGCCGCACCGATCGTAATATTGACCATCGCAGAGTGCCTAATCTTCAGGTGTTTTTTACCCGCCATGGTGAATCGGTAGCTGTAAGTGATAGCGCTAGCAGCTATTTGCCAGGTGATATTGTGACTTGGATGCTCCCCGGTAATCTGCCCCATATCGGCATTGTGAGTGACCAATACACAGCAGCTGGCGTTCCAAAAATTGTTCATAACATTGGCCTGGGGCCGCAACTAAACGACATGCTGTTTAGTTACCAAATAACCGGCCATTACCGTTATTTGCCTGAGGTAGACTAA